GTACTCATAAGAAGCCGAAGCAAAGATACCTTTGGTCGGAGAGAAACGGTCATTTCTCGTATCGTACTCCACCGTTCCAGTTAACGAGATCGTTTCACCAGAAGCTGTCTCCAATGGGAACAAGTCCGTATCCGTAATAGGTGTTCCATCGGCATTATTTCGCGTCGTTAGATCAGACTTATCGTACTTTGCGCGCAAGAATCCACGAGTGAATTCTGCCAAAGGACGGCCCATTCTGACAGAGGCACCAGTGTGCTTCTCGTCGTAATCCAGACGGCCTGTATTGGTACTGCTGTAGATATCGCCACCCAACAACCACTCGGTGTCGTTAAAGTACGGCTCGGTGAAGGACAAGTTATAGAAACTGCCGGTACCACTTAGATTCAAGCTCGCACCCAAGTTCTGACCTTTACCCAGGAAGTTCGTTTGCTGAACTGAACCCTGCAAAGTGAAACCTTGTGATGTTCCGTAACCGGCACCCAATTGGATTTGCCCCGTATTACGTTCCTTAACGATGATATCAACATTCATAACATCCGTTTTTTCAGGATCCACGGATGTTTTAAAGTTCACGTCCTCAAAGAAGCCCAGACGCTGGATGCCCTCCATGGATTGACGACGGCGGGTTTCGTTGTACAACTCACCCTCACGCACCTTCAACTCACGACGAACAACCTTGTCACGGGTTTTGGTATTGCCGACAACATTGATTTTACCGAAGTAAACCTTCTGGCCCTTGTCGAACTCAAACACCAGGTCCATTTTGCGTTCTTTGTCGTTGGCCCGCGTGCGCGGGATAACGTTGGCAAAGGCATAACCCAGGTCACCATATTTCGCCGTCAACTCACTGATGTCCTTTTGCAGAACCTCATAGGAGAAAACGCCGTTTTCATCAAGTTTAATGGCATCGTACAATTCTGATTTCGGGAACAGAATGTCACCGGCGAAATCCACATCCCCAACAGAGTACTGCTCACCCTCCTCCACGTGGAAAGTGATGTAGATGTTTTTCTTATCCGGAGTCACTGTCACCTGCGGGCGGTCAATTTTTGCCTGCACGTAACCTTGATTGAAATAGATAAAACGCACGATTTGCGCATCACGATCAAAAGCCTCTTGCTTATACTGGCCGGAACCAGACATCGCAGAGAAATAACCACCCTCTTGCGTGATCATTTTACTTTTCAATTCAGTTTCTGAAATATTCTTAGCTCCAAGGAAAGTGATCTTACGAACTTTAACCTTGTCGTTTTCACGCACTTTGAAAACCAGACGAACAGTCTCATCTTTTGTGATGTCCTGAACTTCAGCATCCACGCGCGCCAGGAAGAAACCCTTGTCTTCGTAAAGCTTTTGAACTTTCTCAACAGCTTCTTTCACTTTGGACATATTCAAAAGCTGGTAAGCCTTGATACCCGTCGCCTCAGCGATATCTTCGGCTTTAATTTCGTTGTTGCCCTCGTAAGTGATCTCAGCGATGGAAGGTTTTTCCAAAACTTTGAAAGTCAAAACCGTTTCCTTGCCGGAAACCTGACGATCCACTTCGATATTGTTGAAATAACCCAAATTGAACAGAGCTTGAACATCGGCTCTGATTGCAGTGGCGTTGTACTCAACTCCCACTTTGGAGCTGATTTTGCTAAGAATCGCATCTTTTTCAATTTTGCGATTTCCCACAACTTCAATGGACTTGATAGTAAGACCTGAAGTCGCACTCTTAGGTTGCGCAACCGCTGTCCCATTTTTCTTGGGCGCTGCTTTTTTCTTGGGAGCCGCAATCGCCGTTGACGTTGCAGTCACTAATAACAAAGTAAACAGAAGCTTAATCAAAGTTCGAATTCTCCAACCGAGAGGGAACCCACAAAGAGTTCGTTTTTAAAAATCTTTTTCAAAAATCTCAAAGATTTCTCGATAGTTACCTTTTAAACTGTGAAATCGTAGCCCACTACCTAAGTCTAGTACACCAAAAACGACCACCCTGACGCGCTGAGCGGCAATGGTGGTTTTTCTGCAACTATTCTTAGACCCAGAGGCCGTCTTTCATTCTGTAAACTTTTGGGAATCTGGTCGCGAAAGTAAGATCATGCGTCACGATGACCAAGGCCAACTGCATCTCTTCTTTCAGACGGAAAAACAACTCTTGAATCTTTGCACTCGTGTTCGAGTCCAAATTTCCAGTGGGCTCGTCGGCGAAAAGAATTTTTGGATGACGAACTAAGGCACGTGCAATTGCGATGCGCTGCAACTCACCACCGGATAATTGATTCGGAAAGTGATTGGCGCGGTCAGCAAGTCCCATGAACTCAAGTAAGTGCAGCGCTTTTTCTTTTGCTGCTTTTGGAGACTCCCCTGCCACTCGACAAGGAATCATGACGTTTTCGACTGCATTAAATTCACTCAACAAATGATGGAACTGAAAAACGAAACCCATTTCGGCATTACGAAATTTGGAAATTTCGTCATCGTTCATTGCCAACAAATCACGACCTTCAAAGGTAACCTCACCACAGCTGGGACGATCCAGAGTACCCATGATTTGCAATAACGTACTTTTGCCGGCGCCGGAGGAGCCAAGAATCGCCAAAGCCTCACCGCCGTTGATATCCAAGCTCACGCCACGAAGAATTTCCAACTCTCCATTGCCACTGGGATAAGATTTGTGGATGTTTCTGACGGAAAGAAAATTACTAACGGGATTATTCATTTCGCAACCCTTCCATAGGATTCAAATTCGCACCACGACGAGCCGGCGCTAAAGTGGCGATAAAACAAATCAACATTGTTGCCACGCAAATAGCGATCGTATCCATAAAACGAATACTGATTTCGATGTTTTCCAGACGATAAACCGCCCCGGAAATCAGCCCCAGTCGCCCCTGAGCCCATACAAACAAGACACACAAAATAAGTCCCAGGATAAATCCACCGGCAAGACCGATAG
This is a stretch of genomic DNA from Bdellovibrio sp. GT3. It encodes these proteins:
- the bamA gene encoding outer membrane protein assembly factor BamA; translated protein: MIKLLFTLLLVTATSTAIAAPKKKAAPKKNGTAVAQPKSATSGLTIKSIEVVGNRKIEKDAILSKISSKVGVEYNATAIRADVQALFNLGYFNNIEVDRQVSGKETVLTFKVLEKPSIAEITYEGNNEIKAEDIAEATGIKAYQLLNMSKVKEAVEKVQKLYEDKGFFLARVDAEVQDITKDETVRLVFKVRENDKVKVRKITFLGAKNISETELKSKMITQEGGYFSAMSGSGQYKQEAFDRDAQIVRFIYFNQGYVQAKIDRPQVTVTPDKKNIYITFHVEEGEQYSVGDVDFAGDILFPKSELYDAIKLDENGVFSYEVLQKDISELTAKYGDLGYAFANVIPRTRANDKERKMDLVFEFDKGQKVYFGKINVVGNTKTRDKVVRRELKVREGELYNETRRRQSMEGIQRLGFFEDVNFKTSVDPEKTDVMNVDIIVKERNTGQIQLGAGYGTSQGFTLQGSVQQTNFLGKGQNLGASLNLSGTGSFYNLSFTEPYFNDTEWLLGGDIYSSTNTGRLDYDEKHTGASVRMGRPLAEFTRGFLRAKYDKSDLTTRNNADGTPITDTDLFPLETASGETISLTGTVEYDTRNDRFSPTKGIFASASYEYAGFGQLKYNRASTRFNFFKNVFWDVTWRNNLQYARIDGLDGQDVPFNELYLLGGPYSLRGFRSYRVGKMKFSQKIYNESIAEGMTPDQANIEAMRFYGGTQQAMYQTELQFPLVKDAGIFGAAFFDIGAADDVLSGDTFFSDMGFGIRWYSPIGVLRFEWGFPLNRDPNYHDASVFEFSIGPSF
- a CDS encoding ABC transporter ATP-binding protein, yielding MNNPVSNFLSVRNIHKSYPSGNGELEILRGVSLDINGGEALAILGSSGAGKSTLLQIMGTLDRPSCGEVTFEGRDLLAMNDDEISKFRNAEMGFVFQFHHLLSEFNAVENVMIPCRVAGESPKAAKEKALHLLEFMGLADRANHFPNQLSGGELQRIAIARALVRHPKILFADEPTGNLDSNTSAKIQELFFRLKEEMQLALVIVTHDLTFATRFPKVYRMKDGLWV